A window of the Streptomyces griseochromogenes genome harbors these coding sequences:
- a CDS encoding small secreted protein, protein MNKKLAAALSSGAVLVVALSGCSSKKDSGPDPKLVAWAKTVCDAVPAQDSKIRAANASIAKIATDSNLPPKTAKETYAQAFQDMAGGYKAIASAISSAGAPPGVSDGSKRQQDAAKNLNGLSASYAALKKKVDALDTKDQGKFAKGLHDVADQTKEIGQQSNSGTEALKRLEQGDVKAAIAKQPSCQVAASASASSTAG, encoded by the coding sequence GTGAACAAGAAGCTCGCGGCCGCACTGTCCAGCGGTGCGGTACTGGTAGTGGCGCTGTCGGGATGCAGCAGCAAAAAGGACAGCGGCCCCGATCCCAAGCTGGTGGCCTGGGCCAAGACGGTGTGTGACGCGGTGCCCGCCCAGGACTCGAAGATCAGGGCGGCGAACGCGTCGATCGCCAAGATCGCCACAGACAGCAATCTGCCGCCCAAGACGGCCAAGGAAACGTACGCGCAGGCCTTCCAGGACATGGCCGGCGGCTACAAGGCGATCGCCTCCGCCATCAGCAGTGCGGGGGCGCCTCCCGGGGTGTCCGACGGCTCCAAGCGGCAGCAGGACGCCGCCAAGAACCTCAACGGCCTCTCCGCCTCGTACGCCGCCCTGAAGAAGAAGGTCGACGCGCTCGACACCAAGGACCAGGGCAAGTTCGCCAAGGGCCTGCACGACGTCGCCGACCAGACGAAGGAGATCGGCCAGCAGAGCAACAGCGGCACCGAGGCGCTGAAGCGGCTGGAGCAGGGCGACGTCAAGGCGGCGATCGCCAAGCAGCCCAGTTGCCAGGTCGCCGCGTCGGCGTCGGCCTCGTCGACGGCCGGCTGA
- the topA gene encoding type I DNA topoisomerase: MSPTSETAQGGRRLVIVESPAKAKTIKGYLGPGYVVEASVGHIRDLPNGAAEVPEKYTGEVRRLGVDVEHDFQPIYVVNADKKAQVKKLKDLLKDSDELFLATDEDREGEAIAWHLQEVLKPKIPVKRMVFHEITKEAIREAVANPRQLNQKLVDAQETRRILDRLYGYEVSPVLWKKVMPRLSAGRVQSVATRLVVERERERIAFRSAEYWDLTGTFATGRAGDPSDPSSLVARLQTVDGRRVAQGRDFDSVGQLKTANTLHLDEANARALAAALENTRFSVRSVESKPYRRSPYAPFRTTTLQQEASRKLGFGAKATMQVAQKLYENGYITYMRTDSTTLSDTAIAAARAQVTQLYGADYLPPQPRTYAAKVKNAQEAHEAIRPSGDRFRTPAETGLTGDQFKLYELIWKRTVASQMKDATGNSVTVKIGGTAADGRDVEFSASGKTITFHGFLKAYVEGADDPNAELDDRERRLPQVGEGDPLSAEEITVDGHATKPPARYTEASLVKELEEREIGRPSTYASIIGTILDRGYVFKKGTALVPSFLSFAVVNLLEKHFGRLVDYDFTAKMEDDLDRIARGEAQAVPWLKRFYFGEGTVAGAAEAGNGDGDHLGGLKELVTDLGAIDAREVSSFPVGSDIVLRVGRYGPYIERGEKDTEQHQRADIPDDLAPDELTVELAEELLAKPSGDFELGTDPETGHAIVAKDGRYGPYVTEILPEGTPKTGKNAVKPRTASLFKSMSLDTVTLEDALKLMSLPRVVGTDADGVEITAQNGRYGPYLKKGTDSRSLQTEDQLFTITLEEAQAIYAQPKQRGRAAAKPPLKELGADPVSGKPVVVKDGRFGPYVTDGETNATLRSGDSVETITPERGFELLAEKRAKGPAKKTAAKKAPAKKAAPAKKTAAKKTAAKKTTAAAKKTTAKKTTAKKATASKATASGAED; this comes from the coding sequence TTGTCCCCGACCAGCGAGACCGCACAGGGCGGCCGCCGACTCGTCATCGTCGAGTCGCCTGCCAAGGCGAAGACGATCAAGGGCTACCTGGGCCCCGGCTACGTAGTCGAAGCGAGCGTCGGGCACATCCGCGACCTTCCCAACGGCGCCGCCGAGGTGCCGGAGAAGTACACCGGCGAGGTCCGCCGCCTCGGTGTGGACGTCGAACACGACTTCCAGCCGATCTATGTGGTCAACGCCGACAAGAAGGCGCAGGTCAAGAAGCTCAAGGACCTGCTGAAGGACTCCGACGAGCTCTTCCTCGCCACCGATGAGGACCGGGAGGGCGAGGCGATCGCCTGGCACCTCCAGGAGGTCCTCAAGCCGAAGATCCCGGTCAAGCGGATGGTCTTCCACGAGATCACCAAGGAGGCGATCCGCGAGGCCGTCGCCAACCCGCGCCAGCTCAACCAGAAGCTGGTCGACGCCCAAGAGACCCGCCGCATCCTCGACCGCCTCTACGGCTACGAGGTCTCGCCGGTCCTGTGGAAGAAGGTCATGCCGCGCCTGTCGGCAGGGCGTGTCCAGTCGGTGGCCACCCGTCTCGTCGTCGAGCGGGAACGCGAGCGCATCGCCTTCCGCTCCGCCGAGTACTGGGACCTGACGGGAACCTTCGCGACCGGCCGCGCCGGTGACCCGAGCGACCCGTCGTCCCTGGTCGCCCGTCTCCAGACCGTCGACGGCCGGCGCGTCGCCCAGGGCCGCGACTTCGACTCCGTGGGACAGCTCAAGACCGCGAACACCCTGCACCTCGACGAGGCGAACGCCCGCGCCCTCGCCGCCGCCCTGGAGAACACCCGCTTCTCCGTGCGGTCCGTCGAGTCCAAGCCGTACCGCCGCTCGCCGTACGCGCCGTTCCGTACGACGACGCTGCAGCAGGAAGCCAGCCGCAAGCTCGGCTTCGGCGCGAAGGCCACGATGCAGGTCGCGCAGAAGCTGTACGAGAACGGCTACATCACGTACATGCGTACGGACTCCACGACGCTGAGCGACACCGCCATCGCGGCCGCCCGCGCCCAGGTCACGCAGCTGTACGGCGCCGACTACCTGCCCCCGCAGCCACGCACCTACGCCGCCAAGGTGAAGAACGCCCAGGAGGCGCACGAGGCGATCCGTCCCTCGGGTGATCGTTTCCGCACCCCGGCGGAGACCGGCCTGACCGGCGACCAGTTCAAGCTCTACGAGCTGATCTGGAAGCGGACCGTGGCCTCCCAGATGAAGGACGCGACCGGCAACAGCGTGACCGTGAAGATCGGTGGCACGGCCGCCGACGGCCGCGACGTCGAGTTCAGCGCCTCCGGCAAGACGATCACCTTCCACGGTTTCCTGAAGGCCTATGTCGAGGGTGCCGACGACCCGAACGCCGAGCTGGACGACCGCGAGCGCCGGCTGCCGCAGGTGGGTGAGGGCGACCCGCTGTCCGCCGAGGAGATCACGGTCGACGGCCACGCCACCAAGCCGCCGGCCCGCTACACCGAGGCCTCCCTGGTCAAGGAGCTGGAAGAGCGCGAGATCGGCCGCCCGTCGACGTACGCGTCGATCATCGGCACGATCCTCGACCGCGGCTACGTGTTCAAGAAGGGCACGGCCCTGGTGCCGTCCTTCCTGTCGTTCGCCGTGGTCAACCTCCTGGAGAAGCACTTCGGGCGGCTCGTCGACTACGACTTCACCGCCAAGATGGAGGACGACCTCGACCGCATCGCCCGTGGTGAGGCGCAGGCCGTGCCGTGGCTGAAGCGGTTCTACTTCGGCGAGGGCACGGTCGCGGGTGCGGCCGAGGCCGGCAACGGCGACGGCGACCACCTCGGCGGCCTCAAGGAACTGGTCACCGACCTGGGCGCGATCGACGCGCGCGAGGTGTCCTCGTTCCCGGTGGGCAGCGACATCGTGCTGCGGGTCGGCCGCTACGGCCCCTACATCGAGCGCGGCGAGAAGGACACCGAGCAGCACCAGCGCGCCGACATCCCGGACGACCTGGCGCCGGACGAGCTGACCGTCGAGCTGGCCGAGGAACTGCTGGCCAAGCCGAGCGGCGACTTCGAGCTGGGCACCGACCCCGAGACCGGGCACGCGATCGTCGCCAAGGACGGCCGCTACGGCCCGTACGTCACGGAGATCCTCCCCGAGGGCACCCCGAAGACGGGGAAGAACGCGGTCAAGCCGCGCACGGCCTCGCTCTTCAAGTCGATGTCGCTGGACACGGTGACCCTGGAGGACGCGCTCAAGCTGATGTCGCTGCCGCGCGTCGTCGGCACCGACGCCGACGGCGTGGAGATCACCGCGCAGAACGGCCGCTACGGCCCGTACCTGAAGAAGGGCACGGACTCGCGCTCGCTGCAGACCGAGGACCAGCTGTTCACGATCACGCTGGAGGAGGCGCAGGCGATCTACGCCCAGCCGAAGCAGCGGGGCCGCGCGGCCGCCAAGCCGCCGCTGAAGGAGCTGGGCGCGGACCCGGTCTCCGGCAAGCCGGTCGTGGTCAAGGACGGCCGCTTCGGTCCGTACGTCACCGACGGCGAGACCAACGCGACCCTGCGCTCCGGCGACAGCGTGGAGACGATCACCCCGGAGCGCGGCTTCGAGCTGCTCGCCGAGAAGCGGGCGAAGGGTCCCGCCAAGAAGACGGCGGCGAAGAAGGCCCCGGCCAAGAAGGCCGCTCCGGCGAAGAAGACCGCGGCCAAGAAGACGGCGGCGAAGAAGACGACCGCGGCCGCGAAGAAGACCACGGCGAAGAAGACGACGGCCAAGAAGGCGACGGCTTCGAAGGCGACCGCCTCCG
- the bldG gene encoding anti-sigma factor antagonist BldG, translating into MDLSLSTRTVGDRTVVEVGGEIDVYTAPKLREQLVELVNDGNFHLVVDMEGVDFLDSTGLGVLVGGLKRVRAHEGSLRLVCNQEHILKIFRITGLTKVFPIHTSVEEAVAATD; encoded by the coding sequence GTGGACCTGTCCCTGTCGACCCGTACCGTCGGCGATCGTACGGTCGTCGAGGTCGGTGGCGAAATCGATGTATACACCGCGCCCAAGCTGCGCGAGCAGCTGGTCGAGCTGGTGAACGACGGGAATTTCCACCTCGTCGTCGACATGGAGGGCGTGGACTTCCTCGACTCCACCGGGCTCGGCGTGCTGGTTGGCGGCCTGAAGCGGGTGCGTGCCCATGAGGGCTCGCTGCGCCTGGTCTGTAACCAGGAGCACATTCTGAAGATCTTCCGCATCACCGGCCTCACCAAGGTGTTCCCGATCCACACCTCGGTCGAGGAAGCGGTGGCGGCCACCGACTGA
- a CDS encoding sodium-translocating pyrophosphatase — translation MAGLSTPHQFGHPTTFAAAVLTDDNRIIVAVIAAVALAALVVAGVLVRQVLAAGEGTDSMKRIAEAVQEGANAYLGRQLRTLGVFAVAVFFLLLLLPADDWNQRAGRSVFFLIGAVFSAATGYIGMWLAVRSNVRVAAAAREATPAEGEPQKDLTTVSHTAMKIAFRTGGVVGMFTVGLGLLGASCVVLVYAADAPKVLEGFGLGAALIAMFMRVGGGIFTKAADVGADLVGKVEQGIPEDDPRNAATIADNVGDNVGDCAGMAADLFESYAVTLVAALILGKAAFGDSGLAFPLLVPAIGVLTAMIGIFAVAPRRSDRSGMSAINRGFFISAVISLALVAIAVFVYLPSKYSGLNGVSDAAIKAKDGDPRILAVVAVAIGILLAAVIQQLTGYFTETNRRPVRDIGKTSLTGPATVILSGISLGLESAVYTALLIGLAVYGAFLLGGTSIMLALFAVALAGTGLLTTVGVIVAMDTFGPVSDNAQGIAEMSGDVEGAGAQVLTNLDAVGNTTKAITKGIAIATAVLAASALFGSYRDAITTNVQDVGAKLTGPGSPLSLSLDISQPNNLVGLIAGAAVVFLFSGLAINAVSRSAGSVVFEVRRQFREHPGIMDYTEKPEYGRVVDICTKDALRELATPGLLAVMAPIFIGFTLGVGALGSYLAGAIGTGTLMAVFLANSGGAWDNAKKLVEDGHHGGKGSEAHAATVIGDTVGDPFKDTAGPAINPLLKVMNLVSLLIAPAVIKFSYGSDKSIGVRVAIAVLALLVIVGAVYVSKRRGIAVGDEEGAERVANSPDPAVVS, via the coding sequence ATGGCGGGGCTTTCTACCCCTCATCAGTTTGGCCACCCCACAACCTTCGCAGCCGCAGTCCTGACCGACGACAACCGGATCATCGTGGCGGTGATCGCGGCCGTTGCCCTGGCCGCGCTCGTGGTCGCGGGCGTCCTGGTGCGCCAGGTGCTGGCGGCGGGCGAGGGCACCGACAGCATGAAGCGGATCGCCGAGGCGGTCCAGGAAGGTGCCAACGCGTATCTCGGCCGGCAGCTGCGCACACTCGGCGTATTCGCCGTCGCCGTGTTCTTCCTGCTCCTGCTGCTGCCCGCGGACGACTGGAATCAGCGCGCCGGACGATCGGTGTTCTTCCTGATCGGTGCGGTGTTCTCGGCGGCCACCGGCTATATCGGCATGTGGCTGGCCGTGCGCAGCAATGTGCGCGTCGCCGCGGCGGCCCGGGAAGCGACCCCGGCCGAAGGCGAACCCCAAAAAGATCTCACCACCGTCTCGCACACCGCGATGAAGATCGCATTTCGCACGGGCGGCGTCGTCGGCATGTTCACAGTGGGGCTCGGCCTGCTGGGCGCCTCCTGTGTGGTGCTGGTGTACGCGGCCGATGCTCCGAAGGTGCTCGAAGGCTTCGGCCTCGGCGCCGCCCTGATCGCCATGTTCATGCGTGTGGGCGGCGGCATCTTCACCAAGGCCGCCGACGTCGGCGCCGACCTGGTCGGCAAGGTCGAACAGGGCATTCCGGAGGACGATCCGCGCAATGCCGCGACCATCGCCGACAACGTGGGCGACAACGTCGGCGACTGCGCGGGCATGGCGGCCGACCTGTTCGAGTCGTATGCGGTGACCCTGGTGGCCGCGCTGATCCTCGGCAAGGCCGCGTTCGGCGACTCCGGGCTCGCCTTCCCGCTGCTCGTGCCCGCGATCGGTGTGCTCACCGCCATGATCGGCATCTTCGCGGTCGCTCCGCGGCGCAGCGACCGCAGCGGAATGTCGGCGATCAACCGCGGCTTCTTCATCTCCGCGGTGATCTCCCTCGCGTTGGTCGCGATCGCCGTCTTCGTCTACCTGCCGTCGAAGTACTCCGGCCTCAACGGTGTCTCGGACGCGGCGATCAAGGCCAAGGACGGTGACCCGCGGATCCTCGCCGTGGTCGCGGTCGCCATCGGCATCCTGCTCGCCGCCGTGATCCAGCAGCTGACCGGCTACTTCACCGAGACCAACCGCCGCCCGGTCAGGGACATCGGCAAGACCTCCCTCACGGGCCCGGCCACCGTCATCCTGTCCGGCATCTCGCTGGGCCTGGAATCGGCCGTTTACACCGCCCTGCTCATCGGCCTCGCCGTGTACGGCGCGTTCCTGCTCGGCGGTACGTCGATCATGCTGGCGCTGTTCGCGGTCGCCCTGGCCGGCACCGGTCTGCTCACCACGGTCGGTGTGATCGTCGCCATGGACACCTTCGGGCCGGTCTCCGACAACGCGCAGGGCATCGCCGAGATGTCCGGCGACGTCGAGGGCGCGGGCGCGCAGGTGCTCACCAACCTGGACGCGGTCGGCAACACGACCAAGGCCATCACCAAGGGCATCGCGATCGCCACCGCCGTCCTCGCGGCCTCGGCGCTCTTCGGGTCGTACCGGGACGCGATCACCACCAACGTGCAGGACGTGGGGGCGAAGCTGACCGGCCCCGGCTCACCGCTGAGTCTGTCGCTGGACATCTCGCAGCCCAACAACCTCGTCGGCCTCATCGCGGGCGCCGCGGTCGTCTTCCTCTTCTCCGGACTCGCCATCAACGCCGTGTCGCGCTCGGCCGGTTCGGTGGTGTTCGAGGTACGGCGGCAGTTCCGCGAGCACCCCGGGATCATGGACTACACCGAGAAGCCCGAGTACGGGCGCGTCGTGGACATCTGCACCAAGGACGCCCTGCGGGAGCTGGCCACGCCCGGTCTGCTCGCCGTCATGGCGCCGATCTTCATCGGGTTCACGCTCGGGGTCGGCGCGCTCGGCTCCTACCTCGCGGGCGCCATCGGCACCGGCACGCTGATGGCGGTGTTCCTCGCCAACTCCGGCGGCGCCTGGGACAACGCCAAGAAGCTGGTGGAGGACGGCCATCACGGCGGCAAGGGCAGCGAGGCGCACGCCGCCACGGTGATCGGCGACACGGTCGGTGACCCCTTCAAGGACACCGCGGGACCGGCGATCAACCCGCTGCTGAAGGTCATGAACCTGGTCTCGTTGCTCATCGCGCCCGCGGTGATCAAGTTTTCCTACGGCAGTGACAAGAGCATCGGCGTACGGGTCGCGATCGCGGTCCTCGCGCTCCTGGTGATCGTTGGCGCGGTGTACGTCTCCAAGCGGCGTGGCATCGCGGTCGGCGACGAGGAGGGCGCCGAACGGGTCGCCAACTCACCCGACCCGGCGGTGGTTTCGTAG
- a CDS encoding DEAD/DEAH box helicase yields MAFNHLPAGVHDALAPLSVTPVTHSVPMAKNHRSDQPPANPASRPSPGTVLGRLASGPSRSARITHTEHLPPRAGRHAVWPDRIRSEVIAAVQARGIEHPWTHQALAAEHALDGESVIVATGTASGKSLAYLVPVLSALLDGSEAPAQGAQQREALPRGGGGRRVGGRGATALYLAPTKALAADQCRSVKELSQSLGAAVRPAVYDGDTPFEEREWIRQYANYVLTNPDMLHRGILPSHPRWSSFLKSLKYVVIDECHTYRGVFGSHVAQVLRRLRRLCARYGASPVFLLASATAAEPAVAARRLTGLPVVEVADDASPRGELVFALWEPPLTELHGEKGAPVRRTATAETADLLTDLTLQGVRSVAFVRSRRGAELISVIAQERLAEVDRSLVRRVAAYRGGYLPEERRALERALHSGELLGLAATTALELGVDVSGLDAVVIAGYPGTRASLWQQAGRAGRSGQGALAVLVARDDPLDTFLVHHPEALFDQPVESTVLDPDNPYVLAPHLCAAAAEIPLTEEDLDLFGPACEELLPQLEDAKLLRRRTKAWHWTRRERAADLTDIRGAGGQPVQVVEEGTGRLLGTVDAGAAHSTVHEGAVHLHQGRTYLVRSLDLEDSVALVEQADPPYSTVARDITSISVLETDIEVPWGAGRLCYGSVEVTNQVVSFLRRRLITGEVLGETKLDLPPRTLRTRAVWWTVTEDQLDEARINPEILGGSLHAAEHASIGMLPLFATCDRWDIGGVSVPLHPDTLLPTVFVYDGHPGGAGFAERAFRTARAWLSATREAIASCECEAGCPSCIQSPKCGNGNDPLHKRGAVRLLTVLLREAPEERPDERPDERPEEAPEKGPEGG; encoded by the coding sequence ATGGCATTCAATCACTTACCGGCAGGCGTGCACGACGCCTTGGCCCCATTGTCCGTCACGCCAGTGACACACTCGGTCCCGATGGCCAAGAATCACCGATCCGATCAACCCCCGGCGAACCCGGCTTCCCGCCCGTCTCCGGGCACCGTCCTGGGCCGGCTCGCCTCCGGGCCGAGCCGCTCCGCGCGCATCACTCATACGGAGCACTTGCCCCCCCGCGCGGGTCGGCATGCCGTCTGGCCTGACCGGATTCGCTCGGAAGTGATCGCGGCGGTGCAGGCGCGCGGCATCGAGCACCCCTGGACCCACCAGGCGCTGGCCGCCGAGCACGCCCTGGACGGCGAGTCGGTGATCGTCGCCACCGGCACCGCCTCGGGCAAGTCCCTCGCCTACCTCGTGCCGGTCCTGTCGGCCCTGCTGGACGGTTCCGAGGCCCCCGCCCAAGGGGCGCAGCAGCGCGAAGCGCTTCCACGGGGTGGCGGCGGGCGACGGGTGGGCGGTCGTGGCGCCACCGCCCTCTACCTCGCCCCCACCAAGGCGCTCGCGGCGGACCAGTGCCGGTCGGTGAAGGAACTTTCACAATCTCTGGGCGCCGCGGTGCGCCCGGCCGTGTACGACGGCGACACCCCGTTCGAGGAACGCGAGTGGATCCGCCAGTACGCCAACTACGTCCTGACCAACCCCGACATGCTGCACCGGGGCATATTGCCCTCCCACCCCCGCTGGTCCTCCTTCCTGAAGTCGCTCAAGTACGTCGTCATCGACGAGTGCCACACCTACCGGGGCGTCTTCGGCTCACACGTCGCCCAGGTGCTGCGCCGGCTACGCCGCCTGTGCGCCCGCTACGGCGCCTCGCCCGTGTTCCTGCTGGCCTCCGCCACCGCCGCGGAGCCCGCCGTCGCCGCCCGCCGGCTGACCGGTCTGCCGGTGGTCGAGGTCGCCGACGACGCCTCCCCGCGCGGGGAACTCGTGTTCGCCCTGTGGGAGCCCCCGCTCACCGAACTGCACGGCGAGAAAGGCGCACCCGTACGGCGTACCGCCACCGCCGAGACGGCCGATCTGCTGACCGACCTCACCCTGCAGGGTGTGCGCTCGGTCGCCTTCGTGCGCTCCCGGCGCGGCGCCGAGCTGATCTCGGTGATCGCCCAGGAGCGCCTCGCCGAGGTCGACCGCTCCCTCGTCCGGCGTGTCGCCGCCTATCGCGGCGGCTACCTCCCCGAGGAGCGCCGGGCCCTGGAACGCGCCCTGCACTCCGGCGAGCTGCTCGGCCTCGCCGCCACGACGGCCCTGGAGCTGGGCGTGGACGTCTCGGGCCTGGACGCGGTGGTGATCGCCGGGTACCCCGGCACGCGTGCCTCCCTGTGGCAGCAGGCGGGCCGCGCGGGCCGCTCCGGGCAGGGCGCCCTGGCGGTGCTGGTGGCCCGCGACGACCCGCTGGACACCTTCCTCGTCCACCATCCCGAGGCCCTGTTCGACCAACCGGTGGAATCGACGGTCCTCGACCCCGACAACCCCTACGTCCTCGCCCCGCATCTGTGCGCCGCCGCCGCGGAGATCCCGCTGACCGAGGAGGACCTGGACCTCTTCGGCCCCGCCTGCGAGGAGCTGCTGCCGCAGCTGGAGGACGCGAAGCTGCTGCGCCGCCGGACGAAGGCCTGGCACTGGACGCGCCGGGAGCGGGCCGCCGACCTGACCGACATCCGGGGCGCGGGCGGGCAGCCCGTGCAGGTCGTCGAGGAGGGCACGGGACGCCTGCTCGGCACGGTGGACGCGGGCGCCGCCCACTCCACGGTCCACGAGGGCGCCGTGCACCTGCACCAGGGCCGCACCTACCTCGTCCGCTCCCTCGACCTGGAGGACTCGGTCGCGCTGGTCGAGCAGGCCGACCCGCCCTACTCGACGGTCGCCCGTGACATCACGTCCATCTCCGTCCTGGAGACGGACATCGAGGTGCCGTGGGGCGCCGGCCGCCTGTGCTACGGCTCGGTCGAGGTCACCAACCAGGTGGTCTCCTTCCTCCGCAGACGTCTCATCACGGGCGAAGTGCTGGGCGAGACGAAACTCGACCTCCCTCCTCGCACGCTGCGCACACGCGCGGTGTGGTGGACGGTCACCGAGGACCAGCTGGACGAGGCCCGGATCAACCCGGAGATCCTCGGCGGCTCCCTGCACGCCGCCGAGCACGCCTCGATCGGCATGCTGCCCCTCTTCGCGACCTGCGACCGCTGGGACATCGGCGGAGTCTCGGTCCCGCTCCACCCCGACACGCTCCTGCCGACGGTCTTCGTGTACGACGGCCACCCCGGCGGGGCGGGCTTCGCCGAGCGCGCCTTCCGCACCGCCCGCGCCTGGCTCAGCGCCACCCGGGAGGCCATCGCCTCCTGCGAGTGCGAGGCCGGCTGCCCGTCCTGCATCCAGTCCCCCAAGTGCGGCAACGGCAACGACCCGCTGCACAAGAGGGGCGCGGTCCGGCTCCTCACGGTGCTGCTGCGGGAGGCACCGGAGGAGAGGCCGGACGAGAGGCCGGACGAGAGGCCGGAGGAGGCGCCGGAGAAGGGTCCGGAGGGCGGCTGA
- a CDS encoding N5-glutamine methyltransferase family protein: MGGVTDTGLAPLPATDRPDVAARLRDALLAASFTADGLLDLLGAPAYAALARSETVPALRATRGDTPLEALVRLFLLQQPVPHARVASVLPVEEALECGWLARVGGDEVAATVDVRPYGGPGGEDWFIVSDLGCAVGGAGGIGQRDESVVLGVGGASTTLAGITVRTPVASALDLGTGSGIQALHASQHATRVTATDLNPRALHITALTLALSGAPAADLREGSLFEPVRDDETFDLIVSNPPFVISPGARLTYRDGGMGGDDLCRSLVQRAGERLNEGGFAQFLANWQHVAGEDWQDRLRSWVPRGCDAWIVQREVQDITQYAELWLRDAGDHRQDPVEYQARYDAWLDEFEARKVKAVGFGWITLRRTGAAEPSVTVEEWPHPVEQPLGEVILAHFDRLDYLREHDDAALLEGHFRLVAEVVQEQVGLPGAEDPEHVVLRQHRGMRRATKVDTVGAGFAGVCDGTLSAGRILDAIAQLVGEDPVLLRDRTPAQIRLLVEQGFLEPVV, encoded by the coding sequence ATGGGGGGTGTGACTGACACCGGCCTCGCCCCCCTGCCCGCCACCGACCGGCCCGACGTCGCCGCGCGCCTGCGCGACGCCCTGCTCGCGGCCTCCTTCACCGCCGACGGACTGCTCGATCTGCTCGGCGCCCCCGCCTACGCGGCGCTGGCCCGCAGTGAGACCGTGCCCGCGCTCAGGGCGACCCGCGGCGACACGCCGTTGGAGGCGCTCGTGCGGCTGTTCCTGCTCCAGCAGCCGGTGCCCCACGCGCGTGTGGCGTCCGTTCTGCCCGTGGAGGAGGCCCTGGAGTGCGGGTGGCTCGCGCGTGTGGGCGGCGACGAGGTGGCCGCGACCGTGGACGTACGGCCCTACGGCGGTCCGGGCGGCGAGGACTGGTTCATCGTGTCCGACCTCGGGTGCGCGGTCGGCGGCGCGGGCGGTATCGGGCAGCGGGACGAGAGCGTCGTCCTGGGTGTCGGCGGCGCCTCCACGACCCTCGCCGGCATCACCGTGCGGACGCCCGTCGCCTCCGCGCTCGACCTCGGTACCGGCTCCGGCATCCAGGCACTGCACGCCTCGCAGCACGCCACGCGCGTGACGGCCACCGACCTCAATCCGCGCGCGCTGCACATCACCGCGCTCACGCTGGCACTCTCCGGCGCGCCGGCCGCCGATCTGCGCGAGGGCTCGCTGTTCGAGCCGGTCCGGGACGACGAGACGTTCGACCTGATCGTGTCCAACCCGCCCTTCGTGATCTCGCCGGGCGCCCGGCTCACGTATCGCGACGGCGGAATGGGCGGGGACGATCTGTGCCGCTCACTCGTTCAGAGGGCGGGGGAACGGCTGAACGAGGGCGGGTTCGCGCAGTTCCTCGCCAACTGGCAGCACGTCGCGGGGGAGGACTGGCAGGACAGGCTCAGGTCATGGGTGCCGCGCGGGTGCGATGCCTGGATCGTGCAGCGCGAGGTGCAGGACATCACGCAGTACGCCGAGTTGTGGCTCAGGGACGCGGGCGACCACCGCCAGGACCCCGTGGAGTACCAGGCGCGGTACGACGCCTGGCTCGACGAGTTCGAGGCGCGCAAGGTCAAGGCCGTCGGCTTCGGGTGGATCACCCTGCGCAGGACAGGGGCCGCCGAGCCGTCCGTCACCGTGGAGGAGTGGCCGCATCCGGTCGAACAGCCGCTCGGGGAGGTGATCCTGGCGCACTTCGACCGCCTCGACTATCTCCGGGAGCACGACGACGCGGCCCTGCTCGAAGGCCATTTCAGGCTGGTCGCCGAGGTGGTCCAGGAGCAGGTTGGGCTGCCCGGCGCCGAGGACCCGGAGCACGTGGTGCTGCGCCAGCACCGCGGGATGCGCCGCGCCACCAAGGTGGACACGGTCGGCGCGGGCTTCGCGGGCGTGTGCGACGGCACGCTGAGCGCCGGCCGGATCCTGGACGCCATCGCCCAACTCGTCGGCGAGGATCCGGTGTTGCTGCGCGACCGCACTCCCGCGCAGATCCGGCTGCTGGTGGAGCAGGGCTTCCTGGAGCCGGTGGTGTGA
- a CDS encoding ATP-binding protein, with translation MATVELRFSALPEHVRTARLVAAAVARRAGVDEAVLDEVRLAVGEACSRAVGLHQINDITAPVKVALIEEEKQFSIEVGDEAPHAAPAERVAGGAAADADVEAEEDEMGLAVISGLVDDVEVTTGESGGLIRMTWPTAPPATALV, from the coding sequence ATGGCCACCGTCGAACTCCGCTTCAGCGCGCTGCCCGAGCACGTCAGGACCGCCCGTCTGGTGGCGGCAGCGGTGGCACGCCGGGCCGGAGTGGACGAGGCCGTCCTCGACGAGGTCCGGCTCGCCGTGGGCGAGGCGTGCTCCCGTGCCGTCGGGCTGCACCAGATCAACGACATCACGGCACCCGTGAAGGTCGCGCTGATCGAGGAGGAGAAACAGTTCTCCATCGAGGTCGGCGACGAGGCCCCGCACGCGGCCCCCGCCGAGCGGGTGGCGGGTGGTGCCGCCGCGGACGCGGACGTCGAAGCCGAGGAGGACGAGATGGGCCTCGCGGTCATCAGCGGCCTCGTGGACGACGTGGAGGTCACCACGGGGGAGAGCGGCGGGCTGATCCGCATGACATGGCCGACCGCCCCGCCGGCCACCGCTCTCGTCTGA